The following proteins come from a genomic window of Pseudomonas sp. WJP1:
- a CDS encoding efflux RND transporter periplasmic adaptor subunit codes for MLRRRMLIMLGVVLLIVLVLAGYKAFSIYTMIQGFSAPKPPISVAVATATEQPWQARLPTVGTLKALQGVDLSLETDGTVVDLQFESGQKVKAGQPLLRLDSAVESALLETALADLGLAQLDYGRGSQLVGSQAISKGEFDRLSAVLKKSKATVNQLKAALGKKSIAAPFSGTIGIRQVDVGDYLASGTMIATLQDLSSLYVDFFVPEQSVPKIALGQPVEIIVAAYPSQTFPGTISAINPKLENSTRNMQVRATLANPDGKLLPGMFASLQVMLPNPRPSIVVPESAITYTLYGNSLYVVAEKKAEDGSLEKDDKGQPVLIAERRFIETGERRDGQVVISKGVRNGEKVVTAGQIKLDNGAHIAISDDKTLADKNSQPRAD; via the coding sequence ATGCTGCGTCGCCGCATGCTGATCATGTTGGGGGTTGTTCTGCTGATCGTGCTGGTGCTGGCCGGGTATAAAGCCTTCTCCATCTACACGATGATCCAAGGCTTCTCTGCGCCCAAACCGCCGATCAGCGTCGCCGTGGCCACCGCCACCGAACAGCCATGGCAAGCGCGCCTGCCTACCGTAGGCACCCTCAAGGCACTGCAAGGCGTAGACCTGAGCCTGGAGACCGACGGCACGGTCGTCGATTTGCAGTTCGAGTCCGGGCAGAAGGTCAAGGCCGGCCAACCACTGCTGCGCCTGGACAGCGCCGTGGAAAGCGCCTTGCTCGAAACCGCCCTGGCTGACCTCGGGCTGGCCCAACTCGATTACGGTCGCGGTAGCCAGCTGGTGGGCAGCCAGGCCATTTCCAAAGGCGAGTTCGATCGACTGTCGGCGGTACTGAAGAAGAGCAAGGCCACGGTCAATCAACTCAAGGCAGCGCTCGGCAAAAAAAGCATCGCCGCCCCCTTCAGCGGGACCATCGGCATTCGTCAGGTGGACGTTGGCGACTACCTGGCCAGTGGCACCATGATCGCCACCCTGCAAGACCTCAGCAGCCTCTACGTCGACTTTTTCGTGCCCGAGCAATCGGTGCCGAAGATCGCCCTCGGCCAGCCGGTTGAAATCATCGTCGCGGCCTACCCGTCCCAGACCTTCCCGGGCACCATCAGTGCAATCAATCCGAAACTGGAAAACAGCACGCGCAACATGCAGGTCCGCGCGACCCTGGCCAACCCCGATGGCAAATTGCTTCCCGGCATGTTCGCCAGCCTGCAGGTGATGTTGCCCAACCCACGACCGAGCATCGTCGTGCCGGAAAGCGCGATCACCTACACGCTCTACGGCAACTCCCTGTATGTCGTTGCAGAGAAAAAGGCCGAAGACGGCAGCCTGGAAAAAGACGACAAGGGCCAACCGGTACTGATCGCCGAACGGCGGTTCATTGAAACCGGTGAACGCCGCGACGGTCAGGTGGTGATCAGCAAAGGCGTGCGCAACGGCGAAAAAGTGGTCACGGCCGGCCAGATCAAACTGGACAACGGAGCGCACATCGCCATCAGCGACGACAAGACCCTGGCCGATAAGAACAGTCAGCCACGCGCGGACTGA
- a CDS encoding class I SAM-dependent methyltransferase, with translation MDGPIKLDFSNKYDDQHAQRYLRKHKDGVGRRLSHWRDEQMARKALTLVGEPGLVLDLPCGAGRFWPLLAEKPNRVIIGADNSESMIKIATQSQPAEVVKRVQPLQTSAFDIALPDNAVDSIFCMRLLHHIGEAEHRLAILREFERVSRDSVILSLWVDGNFKAWKRKRAEKTRGQEGYQNRFVLPVATVEKEFEQAGFRIQERIDFLPLYAMWRVYVLRKR, from the coding sequence GTGGATGGCCCGATCAAACTGGATTTTTCCAACAAATACGACGATCAACACGCCCAACGTTACTTGCGCAAGCACAAGGATGGCGTGGGTCGCCGCTTGTCTCACTGGCGCGATGAGCAGATGGCGCGCAAGGCGTTGACGTTGGTCGGCGAACCGGGCCTGGTCCTGGATCTGCCCTGTGGCGCGGGGCGCTTCTGGCCGTTGCTGGCGGAAAAACCCAACCGCGTGATCATCGGTGCCGACAATTCCGAGTCCATGATCAAGATCGCTACACAGTCGCAACCGGCTGAAGTGGTGAAACGGGTACAACCCTTGCAGACGTCTGCGTTCGACATCGCCTTGCCGGATAACGCCGTCGACAGTATTTTCTGCATGCGTTTGCTCCACCACATCGGTGAAGCCGAGCATCGACTGGCGATTTTGCGCGAATTCGAGCGCGTCAGCCGTGACAGCGTCATCCTCTCGCTGTGGGTCGACGGCAACTTCAAAGCCTGGAAACGCAAGCGCGCGGAGAAAACCCGTGGGCAGGAAGGTTACCAGAATCGATTTGTGTTACCGGTGGCTACCGTAGAAAAAGAGTTTGAGCAGGCAGGTTTCCGTATTCAGGAACGTATCGACTTTTTGCCGCTCTATGCCATGTGGCGAGTTTATGTATTGCGCAAGAGGTAA
- a CDS encoding di-heme oxidoreductase family protein, whose amino-acid sequence MPSLPLRLSALLLALGLSACDDAPKFTQAEPGEARSGGGTTVRKTDQNAFSLPSANLPPSRRVDFSVGNSFFRNPWVIAPSTTTARDGLGPLFNTNACQGCHIKDGRGHPPAPDAQNAVSMLVRLSIPDTPAYAKVIEQQGVVPEPVYGGQFQDMAVPGVTPEGKVRVDYTPVMVRFKDGTEVELRKPSLNITQLNYGPMHPDTRFSARVAPPMIGLGLLEAIPEEAILANAHAQAKAKNGIAGRPNRVWDDVQQKTVLGRFGWKAGQPNLNQQNVHAFSGDMGLTTGLRPFDDCTEAQAACKQAPSGNGPDGEPEVSDNILRLVLFYTRNLAVPARRDVGTPQVLAGKNLFYRAGCQSCHTPKYTTAANAAEPELANQVIRPYSDLLLHDMGDGLADNRTEFQAGGRDWRTPPLWGIGLTEAVSGHTQFLHDGRARNLLEAVLWHGGEAKAAQQQVLSFNAEQRAALLAFLNSL is encoded by the coding sequence ATGCCCTCGCTGCCTCTTCGCTTGTCCGCACTGTTGCTGGCCCTGGGCCTGAGTGCCTGCGATGACGCCCCGAAGTTCACCCAGGCCGAACCCGGTGAAGCCCGCTCCGGCGGTGGCACGACCGTGCGCAAGACCGATCAGAACGCCTTTTCGCTGCCCTCCGCCAACCTGCCGCCGTCGCGGCGCGTGGACTTCAGCGTCGGCAACAGTTTCTTTCGCAACCCCTGGGTGATCGCTCCCTCGACCACCACCGCCCGCGACGGCCTCGGCCCGCTGTTCAACACCAATGCCTGCCAGGGCTGCCATATCAAGGACGGCCGCGGTCACCCGCCGGCGCCCGATGCGCAAAATGCCGTGTCGATGCTGGTACGCCTGTCGATTCCCGACACCCCGGCCTACGCCAAGGTCATCGAGCAACAGGGTGTCGTACCGGAACCCGTCTATGGCGGGCAGTTCCAGGACATGGCCGTGCCCGGCGTCACGCCGGAAGGCAAAGTGCGGGTCGATTACACACCGGTAATGGTTCGCTTCAAGGACGGCACCGAGGTCGAACTGCGCAAACCAAGCCTGAACATCACCCAGCTGAACTACGGCCCGATGCACCCCGACACGCGATTCTCGGCACGTGTGGCACCGCCGATGATTGGCCTGGGCTTGCTGGAGGCCATTCCTGAAGAGGCCATCCTGGCGAATGCGCACGCGCAGGCTAAAGCGAAAAACGGCATCGCCGGACGCCCGAACCGGGTCTGGGATGACGTGCAGCAGAAAACCGTGCTCGGGCGATTTGGCTGGAAAGCCGGGCAGCCGAACCTAAATCAACAAAATGTGCACGCGTTTTCCGGTGATATGGGCCTCACCACCGGCCTGAGACCCTTTGACGACTGCACCGAGGCGCAAGCGGCCTGCAAGCAGGCACCAAGTGGCAACGGCCCCGATGGCGAGCCGGAAGTCAGCGACAACATCCTGCGCCTGGTGCTGTTCTACACCCGCAACCTCGCCGTACCGGCGCGCCGCGATGTCGGCACGCCTCAAGTGCTGGCCGGCAAGAACCTGTTCTACCGGGCCGGCTGCCAATCCTGTCACACACCCAAGTACACCACCGCCGCCAACGCCGCCGAACCTGAACTGGCCAATCAAGTGATTCGCCCGTACAGCGATCTGCTGCTGCATGACATGGGCGACGGCCTGGCCGACAACCGCACTGAATTCCAGGCCGGTGGCCGCGACTGGCGTACCCCGCCGTTATGGGGCATCGGTTTGACTGAAGCCGTCAGTGGCCACACCCAGTTCCTGCATGACGGCCGCGCCCGCAATCTGCTCGAAGCCGTGCTCTGGCATGGCGGCGAGGCAAAAGCGGCGCAGCAACAGGTTTTGTCTTTCAATGCCGAGCAGCGCGCTGCGTTGCTGGCCTTCTTGAATTCCCTTTAA
- a CDS encoding lipopolysaccharide kinase InaA family protein — MAEQCAAGSDVASQDPFDYYWNQRGEWVEEPNVRRGGESGVQRLMGSDGQLLYVKRQTGHIHRGLLHPFGRPTVLRERDALTGLRLLDVRVPEIVFCGAQRDPVHKWRALLVTKSLDGFEEIEHWYAGGGRERHGEAVHDRVLKDLAENLARMHKGRWQHSCIYIKHVFVRVTGEGEAAKVEVALIDLEKCRQRLSARQAAAHDMKQLRRHSSFSATDWKKLVYFYETAFGSAIKGL; from the coding sequence ATGGCAGAGCAGTGTGCAGCAGGATCGGACGTCGCTTCCCAGGACCCATTCGATTACTACTGGAATCAGCGCGGTGAATGGGTGGAAGAACCCAATGTTCGGCGCGGTGGTGAGAGTGGCGTGCAGCGCCTCATGGGCAGTGACGGACAACTGCTTTACGTAAAACGCCAGACCGGCCATATCCATCGCGGTCTTTTGCACCCTTTCGGACGGCCGACGGTGTTGCGCGAGCGTGATGCACTCACCGGCCTGCGTCTGCTCGATGTGCGGGTTCCGGAAATCGTTTTCTGTGGTGCGCAACGCGATCCCGTGCACAAATGGCGCGCATTGCTGGTGACCAAGTCCCTGGACGGCTTCGAGGAAATCGAGCATTGGTATGCCGGTGGTGGACGCGAGCGCCATGGCGAGGCTGTGCACGATCGTGTGCTCAAGGACCTGGCCGAGAACCTGGCGCGGATGCACAAGGGGCGTTGGCAGCACAGCTGCATCTATATCAAGCACGTATTCGTTCGCGTCACCGGTGAGGGCGAGGCTGCTAAAGTCGAGGTTGCCTTGATCGATCTGGAGAAGTGCCGGCAGCGATTGAGCGCTCGGCAGGCGGCCGCGCATGACATGAAACAGCTGCGCCGCCACTCGTCATTCAGCGCGACGGACTGGAAGAAACTCGTCTATTTTTATGAGACGGCGTTTGGCAGCGCTATCAAAGGTTTATAG
- a CDS encoding multidrug efflux RND transporter permease subunit — translation MAFTDPFIRRPVLATVVSLLIVLLGFQAWSKLPLRQYPQMENALITVTTAYPGANAETIQGYITQPLQQSLASAEGIDYMTSVSRQNFSVISIYARIGSNTDRLFTELLAKANEVKNQLPQDAEDPVLSKEAADASALMYISFFSKELSNPQITDYLSRVIQPKLATLPGMAEAEILGNQVFAMRLWLDPAKLAGFGLSASDVTNAVRQYNFLSAAGELKGEYVVTSINANTELKSAEAFAAIPLKVEGDSRVLLRDVARVEMGAENYDSISSFGGTPSVYIGIKATPAANPLDVIKEVRKIMPELEAQLPPNLKGEIAYDATLFIQASIDEVVKTLFEAVLIVIVVVFLFLGALRSVVIPVVTIPLSMIGVMFFMQMMGYSLNLLTLLAMVLAIGLVVDDAIVVVENIHRHIEEGKTPLDAAIEGAREIAMPVVSMTITLAAVYAPIGFLTGLTGALFKEFALTLAGAVVISGIVALTLSPMMCALLLRHDENPTGLAHRLDLIFEGLKRRYQTMLHGTLNTRPVVLVFAVIVLCLIPVLLKFTKSELAPEEDQGIIFMLANAPQPTNLDYLNTYTDEFIAIFKAFPEYYSSFQINGFNGVQSGIGGFLLKPWNERSRTQMEILPEVQAKLESISGLQVFGFNLPSLPGTGEGLPFQFVINTANDYELLLQVVDRVKKRAMESGKFAFVDVDLAFDKPEVVVDIDRAKAAQMGVSMQDLGGTLATLLGEAEINRFTVDGRSYKVIAQVERPFRDNPDWLNNYYVKNTQGELLALSTLITVTDRARPRQLNQFQQLNSAILSGVPLVSMGEAIDAVRQIAREEAPAGFAFDYAGASRQYVQEGSALWVTFGLALAIIFLVLAAQFESFRDPLVILVTVPLSICGALLPLFLGWSSMNIYTQVGLVTLIGLISKHGILIVEFANQLRKDKGLTPREAVEEAAAIRLRPVLMTTAAMVFGMVPLIIATGAGAVSRFDIGTVIATGMSIGTLFTLFVLPCVYTLLAKPDKPSRQDRSHAL, via the coding sequence ATGGCTTTTACCGACCCGTTCATCCGTCGCCCGGTGCTCGCCACCGTGGTCAGCCTGTTGATTGTGCTACTGGGTTTCCAGGCCTGGAGCAAGTTGCCTCTGCGTCAATACCCGCAAATGGAAAATGCCCTGATCACGGTCACCACCGCGTACCCCGGGGCCAACGCCGAAACCATCCAGGGCTACATCACGCAACCGTTGCAGCAGAGCCTCGCCAGCGCCGAGGGTATCGACTACATGACCTCGGTCAGTCGCCAGAATTTCTCGGTGATCTCGATCTATGCGCGCATTGGCTCCAACACCGACCGTTTGTTCACCGAGCTGCTGGCCAAGGCCAACGAGGTCAAGAACCAGCTGCCCCAGGATGCCGAAGACCCGGTGCTGAGCAAGGAAGCCGCCGATGCCTCGGCGCTGATGTACATCAGTTTCTTCAGCAAGGAACTGAGCAACCCGCAGATTACCGACTACCTGTCGCGGGTCATCCAGCCGAAACTGGCGACCCTGCCGGGCATGGCCGAAGCCGAGATTCTCGGCAACCAGGTATTCGCCATGCGCCTGTGGCTGGACCCGGCGAAGCTGGCCGGCTTCGGCCTGAGCGCCAGCGACGTGACCAACGCGGTGCGCCAGTACAACTTCCTTTCCGCCGCTGGTGAATTGAAGGGCGAGTACGTGGTCACCAGCATCAACGCCAACACTGAACTCAAATCAGCCGAAGCCTTCGCCGCGATCCCGCTCAAGGTTGAGGGTGACAGTCGCGTGCTGCTGCGCGATGTCGCGCGGGTCGAGATGGGGGCGGAAAACTACGACTCCATCAGCTCGTTCGGCGGTACGCCCTCGGTGTACATCGGCATCAAGGCCACGCCAGCGGCCAACCCGCTGGACGTGATCAAGGAAGTGCGCAAGATCATGCCGGAGCTGGAGGCCCAGTTGCCGCCGAATCTCAAGGGGGAAATCGCCTACGACGCGACGCTGTTCATCCAGGCATCGATCGATGAGGTGGTGAAGACCCTGTTCGAAGCGGTGCTGATCGTGATTGTGGTGGTGTTCCTGTTCCTCGGTGCGTTGCGCTCGGTGGTGATCCCGGTAGTCACCATTCCGCTGTCCATGATCGGCGTGATGTTCTTCATGCAGATGATGGGTTACTCCCTGAACCTGCTGACCCTGCTGGCGATGGTGCTGGCCATCGGCCTGGTGGTGGACGACGCCATCGTGGTGGTGGAAAACATCCACCGCCACATCGAGGAAGGCAAGACACCGCTGGACGCCGCCATAGAAGGCGCCCGGGAAATCGCCATGCCGGTTGTCTCGATGACCATCACCCTGGCGGCGGTGTATGCGCCCATCGGCTTCCTGACGGGCCTTACCGGGGCGTTGTTCAAGGAGTTCGCCCTGACCCTGGCCGGTGCGGTGGTGATCTCCGGCATCGTCGCCCTGACCCTGTCGCCGATGATGTGCGCCCTGCTGTTGCGTCACGATGAAAACCCCACGGGCCTGGCCCATCGCCTGGACCTGATTTTCGAAGGCCTGAAGCGCCGTTACCAGACAATGCTGCACGGCACCCTCAACACCCGGCCGGTGGTGCTGGTGTTCGCGGTGATCGTGCTGTGCCTGATTCCCGTGCTGCTCAAGTTCACCAAGTCGGAACTGGCGCCGGAGGAGGACCAGGGCATCATTTTCATGCTGGCCAACGCCCCGCAACCGACCAATCTCGACTACTTGAACACCTACACCGACGAATTCATCGCGATCTTCAAGGCGTTTCCCGAGTACTACTCGTCGTTCCAGATCAACGGCTTCAACGGTGTGCAATCGGGGATCGGCGGTTTCCTGCTCAAGCCCTGGAACGAGCGCAGCCGAACTCAGATGGAGATCCTGCCCGAGGTTCAGGCCAAGCTGGAGAGCATTTCAGGCTTGCAGGTTTTCGGCTTCAACCTGCCTTCCCTGCCGGGCACGGGCGAGGGTCTGCCGTTCCAGTTCGTGATCAACACCGCCAACGACTACGAGTTGCTGCTGCAAGTGGTTGATCGGGTGAAAAAGCGCGCGATGGAGTCGGGCAAATTCGCCTTCGTCGACGTCGACCTGGCCTTCGACAAGCCCGAAGTGGTGGTGGATATCGACCGTGCCAAGGCTGCCCAGATGGGCGTGTCGATGCAGGATCTGGGCGGGACACTCGCGACCTTGCTGGGGGAGGCGGAAATCAACCGTTTCACCGTTGATGGCCGCAGTTACAAAGTCATCGCCCAGGTCGAGCGGCCCTTCCGGGACAACCCTGACTGGCTGAACAACTACTACGTCAAGAACACCCAGGGCGAACTGCTCGCCCTCTCGACCCTGATCACCGTGACCGACCGGGCGCGCCCTCGGCAACTGAACCAGTTCCAGCAACTCAACTCGGCGATCCTTTCCGGGGTGCCGCTGGTCAGCATGGGTGAAGCCATCGACGCGGTGCGGCAGATCGCCCGGGAAGAAGCGCCGGCGGGCTTTGCCTTCGACTATGCCGGTGCATCGCGGCAGTACGTTCAGGAAGGCAGTGCGCTATGGGTGACCTTCGGCCTGGCACTGGCGATCATTTTCCTGGTACTGGCTGCCCAGTTCGAAAGCTTCCGCGACCCGTTGGTGATCCTGGTGACCGTCCCGCTGTCGATCTGCGGCGCCTTGCTGCCGCTGTTCCTCGGCTGGTCGAGCATGAACATCTATACCCAGGTCGGGTTGGTGACGTTGATCGGCCTGATCAGCAAGCACGGGATCCTGATCGTCGAATTCGCCAACCAGCTGCGCAAGGACAAGGGCCTGACGCCCCGCGAGGCGGTGGAGGAAGCCGCGGCCATTCGTCTGCGTCCGGTGTTGATGACTACGGCGGCAATGGTGTTCGGCATGGTGCCCTTGATCATCGCCACGGGGGCGGGGGCGGTGAGCCGGTTCGATATAGGTACGGTTATCGCCACGGGGATGTCGATTGGGACGTTGTTTACCCTGTTTGTGCTGCCGTGTGTGTATACCCTACTGGCAAAACCCGATAAACCCTCACGCCAAGATCGTTCCCACGCTCTGTAA
- a CDS encoding DUF1513 domain-containing protein produces MLRRQALTLGSLLLGAVTLGGWTLFKRKDQSPLLLSARDDTDGKHYAVGYRLDGTRVFATQVGQRCHDIINHPALPIALFVARRPGTESYLIDLRDGTLLQTVTSRPNRHFYGHAVIHHSGDWLYATENDTTDPGRGLLGVYKFEGERLVHSGEISTHGIGPHQVSWMPDGETLVVANGGIRTEAESRVEMNLNAMEPSLVLMQRDGTLLSKETLGQQMNSVRHLGIASDGTIVAGQQFMGAAHEHSELLAIKRPGQPFVAFPVPEHQLQAMGHYTASVAVHSDLRLVALTAPRGNRFFIWDLDSGEVRLDAPLPDCAGVGAVADGFVVTSGQGRCRYYDCRQTNLVAKPLELPAGLWDNHLHLI; encoded by the coding sequence ATGCTGCGACGCCAGGCTCTGACATTAGGGAGTTTGCTGCTAGGAGCAGTGACACTGGGCGGCTGGACGCTGTTCAAGCGCAAGGATCAAAGCCCGCTGCTGCTCTCGGCGCGGGACGATACCGACGGCAAGCACTACGCCGTCGGTTACCGGCTGGACGGCACCCGCGTGTTTGCCACCCAGGTCGGCCAGCGCTGCCATGACATCATCAACCACCCGGCATTGCCGATCGCGCTGTTCGTTGCCCGGCGTCCGGGCACCGAGAGCTACCTGATCGACCTGCGTGACGGCACGTTGCTGCAAACGGTGACCTCGCGGCCCAACCGGCACTTCTACGGTCACGCGGTGATCCACCACAGCGGCGACTGGCTGTACGCCACCGAAAACGACACCACCGATCCGGGTCGCGGCCTGCTCGGTGTGTACAAGTTCGAAGGCGAACGCCTGGTCCATAGCGGCGAGATTTCCACCCACGGCATCGGCCCGCATCAAGTGTCGTGGATGCCCGACGGCGAAACCCTGGTGGTGGCCAACGGCGGCATCCGCACCGAAGCCGAAAGCCGGGTCGAGATGAACCTCAACGCCATGGAGCCAAGCCTGGTCCTGATGCAGCGCGACGGCACCCTGCTGAGCAAGGAAACCCTCGGCCAGCAGATGAACAGCGTGCGGCACCTGGGCATTGCCAGCGATGGCACCATCGTCGCCGGCCAGCAATTCATGGGGGCGGCTCACGAGCATTCGGAGCTGCTGGCGATCAAGCGTCCCGGCCAGCCGTTCGTGGCGTTCCCGGTGCCCGAGCATCAATTGCAGGCCATGGGGCACTATACCGCCAGCGTTGCGGTGCACAGCGACCTGCGCCTGGTCGCGTTGACCGCGCCTCGGGGCAACCGCTTTTTCATCTGGGACCTGGACAGCGGCGAAGTGCGCCTGGACGCGCCATTGCCCGATTGCGCCGGGGTGGGCGCGGTAGCCGATGGATTCGTCGTGACCTCCGGCCAGGGGCGTTGCCGGTACTACGATTGCCGTCAGACAAACCTGGTTGCAAAACCGCTGGAGCTGCCGGCAGGGCTCTGGGACAACCACCTGCACCTGATCTGA
- a CDS encoding imelysin family protein translates to MFRPKLLFTSLAALALGACSPQDPQAVTSAAIAKSVILPTYTRWVEADRQLAVSALAYCEGKANLETARADFLHAQKAWAELQPLLIGPLAEGNRAWQVQFWPDKKNLVGRQVEQLVSAQPQIDAAALAKSSVVVQGLSAYEYILFDSKPDVANAEQKTKYCPLLIAIGERQKELAEEILKSWNNTDGMLAQMSKFPNQRYADSHEAIADLLRVQVTALDTLKKKLGTPMGRQSKGVPQPFQADAWRSQSSLTALEASLAAAKTVWEGVDNKGLRGLLPSEQKPLADKIDAAYAASLKLFASNQRSLTEMLNDDAGRQQLNDLYDSLNVVHRLHEGELAKALGIQLGFNANDGD, encoded by the coding sequence ATGTTCCGTCCCAAATTGTTGTTCACCAGCCTTGCCGCGCTAGCCCTGGGCGCCTGCTCGCCGCAGGACCCACAAGCCGTCACCTCGGCGGCGATCGCCAAGTCAGTGATTCTGCCGACCTACACCCGCTGGGTTGAAGCAGACCGCCAGTTGGCCGTCAGCGCCCTCGCCTACTGCGAAGGCAAGGCCAACCTGGAAACCGCCCGCGCCGACTTCCTGCACGCGCAAAAAGCCTGGGCCGAGCTGCAACCGCTGCTGATCGGTCCACTGGCCGAGGGTAACCGTGCCTGGCAGGTGCAATTCTGGCCGGACAAGAAGAACCTGGTCGGCCGCCAGGTCGAGCAACTGGTCAGCGCTCAACCGCAGATCGATGCCGCCGCCCTGGCCAAGTCCAGCGTGGTGGTTCAAGGCCTGTCGGCCTACGAATACATCCTGTTCGACAGCAAGCCTGATGTGGCCAATGCCGAGCAAAAAACCAAGTACTGCCCACTGCTGATCGCCATTGGCGAGCGCCAGAAAGAACTGGCTGAAGAAATTCTCAAAAGCTGGAACAACACCGACGGCATGCTCGCGCAGATGAGCAAGTTCCCGAACCAGCGTTACGCCGACTCCCACGAAGCGATCGCCGATCTGCTGCGCGTGCAGGTCACCGCCCTCGATACCTTGAAGAAGAAGCTCGGTACGCCGATGGGCCGCCAGAGCAAAGGCGTGCCGCAACCGTTCCAGGCCGATGCCTGGCGCAGCCAGTCGTCCCTGACCGCCCTGGAGGCCAGCCTGGCCGCCGCCAAAACCGTGTGGGAAGGTGTCGACAACAAAGGCCTGCGCGGCCTGTTGCCGAGCGAGCAGAAGCCATTGGCCGACAAGATCGACGCGGCCTATGCCGCCTCGTTGAAATTGTTCGCCAGCAACCAGCGCTCGTTGACCGAAATGCTCAACGACGACGCCGGTCGCCAGCAACTCAACGATCTCTACGACAGCCTCAACGTCGTTCACCGCCTGCACGAAGGCGAGCTGGCCAAGGCGCTGGGCATCCAACTGGGCTTCAATGCCAACGACGGTGACTGA
- a CDS encoding imelysin family protein: protein MIRMPLATASLLAIAISLAGCGEGKDKEKAAAPAPAASTAAAPAAPAAAPAAASKVDEAAAKAVVAHYADMVFAVYSDAESTAKTLQSAVDAFLAKPNADTLKAAKAAWIAARVPYLQSEVFRFGNTIIDDWEGQVNAWPLDEGLIDYVDKSYEHALGNPGATANIIANTQIQVGEDKVDVKDITPEKLASLNELGGSEANVATGYHAIEFLLWGQDLNGTGPGAGNRPASDYLEGKGATGGHNDRRRAYLKSVTQLLVSDLEEMVGNWKPNVADNYRATLEAEPAESGLRKMLFGMGSLSLGELAGERMKVSLEANSPEDEHDCFSDNTHNSQFYDAKGVRNVYLGEYTRVDGTKMTGASLSSLVAKVDPAADTALKADLAATEAKMQVIVDHANKGEHYDQLIAAGNTAGNQIVRDAIASLVKQTGSIEAAAGKLGISDLNPDNADHEF from the coding sequence ATGATTCGTATGCCTCTGGCTACCGCCAGTCTGTTGGCCATCGCAATTTCCCTCGCCGGTTGCGGTGAAGGCAAAGACAAAGAAAAAGCGGCCGCTCCTGCGCCAGCGGCCAGCACTGCCGCAGCCCCGGCCGCTCCAGCCGCTGCACCTGCCGCTGCCAGCAAGGTCGACGAAGCGGCTGCCAAAGCCGTTGTCGCGCATTATGCCGACATGGTTTTCGCTGTTTACAGCGATGCCGAATCCACCGCGAAAACCCTGCAAAGCGCCGTCGACGCCTTCCTCGCCAAGCCGAACGCCGACACCTTGAAAGCCGCCAAGGCCGCCTGGATCGCTGCTCGCGTTCCTTACCTGCAGAGCGAAGTGTTCCGCTTCGGCAACACCATCATCGACGACTGGGAAGGTCAGGTGAACGCCTGGCCACTGGACGAAGGCCTGATCGACTACGTCGACAAATCCTACGAGCACGCACTGGGTAACCCTGGCGCCACGGCCAACATCATCGCCAATACTCAAATCCAGGTCGGCGAAGACAAGGTCGACGTGAAGGACATCACCCCGGAAAAACTCGCCAGCCTGAACGAGCTGGGCGGTTCCGAGGCCAACGTCGCCACCGGCTACCACGCCATCGAATTCCTGCTCTGGGGCCAGGACCTGAACGGCACCGGCCCTGGCGCCGGCAACCGTCCAGCTTCCGACTACCTGGAAGGCAAAGGCGCCACCGGCGGTCACAACGATCGCCGCCGTGCCTACCTGAAGTCCGTGACTCAATTGCTGGTCAGCGACCTGGAAGAAATGGTCGGTAACTGGAAGCCGAACGTGGCCGACAACTACCGCGCCACCCTGGAAGCGGAACCGGCTGAAAGCGGCCTGCGCAAAATGCTGTTCGGCATGGGCAGCCTGTCCCTGGGCGAACTGGCGGGCGAGCGCATGAAGGTTTCCCTGGAAGCCAACTCCCCGGAAGACGAACACGACTGCTTCAGCGACAACACCCACAACTCGCAGTTCTACGATGCCAAAGGCGTGCGTAACGTGTACCTGGGCGAATACACCCGTGTCGACGGCACCAAAATGACCGGCGCCAGCCTGTCGTCCCTGGTGGCCAAGGTCGATCCGGCGGCAGACACCGCCCTGAAAGCCGATCTGGCTGCGACCGAAGCCAAGATGCAGGTCATCGTCGACCACGCCAACAAGGGTGAGCACTACGACCAGCTGATCGCTGCCGGCAACACCGCCGGTAACCAGATCGTCCGTGACGCCATCGCATCCCTGGTCAAGCAGACCGGTTCGATCGAAGCCGCCGCTGGCAAACTGGGTATCAGCGACCTGAACCCGGACAACGCTGATCACGAGTTCTGA